One window of the Delphinus delphis chromosome 20, mDelDel1.2, whole genome shotgun sequence genome contains the following:
- the ISOC2 gene encoding isochorismatase domain-containing protein 2 isoform X3: MAAVRPGLGRIIPGSSILFLCDMQEKFRHVSFFPQIVSVAARMLKVAQLLDVPVVLTEQYPQGLGPTVPELGAEGLQPWSKTCFSMVPAVQQELDARPQLRSVLLCGLETQACILHTALDLLDQGLQVHVVVDACTSRSQVDRLVALSRMRQSGAFLSTSEGLILQLVGDATHPRFKEIQKIIKEPAPDSGLLGLFHGQNPLFR; this comes from the exons ATGGCAGCTGTGAGGCCCGGCCTGGGACGCATCATCCCTGGATCATCCATCCTCTTCCTGTGCGACATGCAGGAGAAGTTCCGCCATGTCTCGTTCTTCCCCCAGATCGTCTCTGTGGCTGCCCGCATGCTCAAG GTGGCCCAGCTCCTGGATGTGCCAGTTGTGCTGACTGAGCAGTACCCACAAGGCCTGGGCCCCACAGTGCccgagctgggagctgagggtctGCAGCCATGGTCCAAGACTTGCTTCAGCATGGTGCCCGCGGTGCAGCAGGAGCTGGACGCGCGGCCCCAGCTGCGCTCTGTGCTCCTCTGTGGCTTGGAGACACAAGCCTGCATCTTG CACACAGCCCTGGACCTCCTGGACCAAGGGCTGCAGGTCCACGTGGTGGTGGACGCCTGCACCTCCCGCAG cCAGGTGGACCGGCTGGTGGCGCTGTCCCGGATGCGCCAGAGCGGCGCCTTCCTCTCCACCAGCGAAGGGCTTATTCTGCAGCTCGTGGGTGATGCCACCCACCCCCGGTTCAAGGAG ATCCAGAAGATCATCAAGGAGCCCGCCCCAGACAGCGGGCTGCTGGGCCTCTTCCATGGCCAGAACCCCCTCTTCCGCTGA
- the ISOC2 gene encoding isochorismatase domain-containing protein 2 isoform X2, translating into MAAVRPGLGRIIPGSSILFLCDMQEKFRHVSFFPQIVSVAARMLKVAQLLDVPVVLTEQYPQGLGPTVPELGAEGLQPWSKTCFSMVPAVQQELDARPQLRSVLLCGLETQACILPLPLSAPSTQPWTSWTKGCRSTWWWTPAPPAARWTGWWRCPGCARAAPSSPPAKGLFCSSWVMPPTPGSRRSRRSSRSPPQTAGCWASSMARTPSSAELPTLP; encoded by the exons ATGGCAGCTGTGAGGCCCGGCCTGGGACGCATCATCCCTGGATCATCCATCCTCTTCCTGTGCGACATGCAGGAGAAGTTCCGCCATGTCTCGTTCTTCCCCCAGATCGTCTCTGTGGCTGCCCGCATGCTCAAG GTGGCCCAGCTCCTGGATGTGCCAGTTGTGCTGACTGAGCAGTACCCACAAGGCCTGGGCCCCACAGTGCccgagctgggagctgagggtctGCAGCCATGGTCCAAGACTTGCTTCAGCATGGTGCCCGCGGTGCAGCAGGAGCTGGACGCGCGGCCCCAGCTGCGCTCTGTGCTCCTCTGTGGCTTGGAGACACAAGCCTGCATCTTG CCCTTACCTCTTTCTGCCCCTAGCACACAGCCCTGGACCTCCTGGACCAAGGGCTGCAGGTCCACGTGGTGGTGGACGCCTGCACCTCCCGCAG cCAGGTGGACCGGCTGGTGGCGCTGTCCCGGATGCGCCAGAGCGGCGCCTTCCTCTCCACCAGCGAAGGGCTTATTCTGCAGCTCGTGGGTGATGCCACCCACCCCCGGTTCAAGGAG ATCCAGAAGATCATCAAGGAGCCCGCCCCAGACAGCGGGCTGCTGGGCCTCTTCCATGGCCAGAACCCCCTCTTCCGCTGAACTCCCAACCCTGCCTTGA
- the ISOC2 gene encoding isochorismatase domain-containing protein 2 isoform X4 — translation MAAVRPGLGRIIPGSSILFLCDMQEKFRHVSFFPQIVSVAARMLKVAQLLDVPVVLTEQYPQGLGPTVPELGAEGLQPWSKTCFSMVPAVQQELDARPQLRSVLLCGLETQACILHTALDLLDQGLQVHVVVDACTSRRSRRSSRSPPQTAGCWASSMARTPSSAELPTLP, via the exons ATGGCAGCTGTGAGGCCCGGCCTGGGACGCATCATCCCTGGATCATCCATCCTCTTCCTGTGCGACATGCAGGAGAAGTTCCGCCATGTCTCGTTCTTCCCCCAGATCGTCTCTGTGGCTGCCCGCATGCTCAAG GTGGCCCAGCTCCTGGATGTGCCAGTTGTGCTGACTGAGCAGTACCCACAAGGCCTGGGCCCCACAGTGCccgagctgggagctgagggtctGCAGCCATGGTCCAAGACTTGCTTCAGCATGGTGCCCGCGGTGCAGCAGGAGCTGGACGCGCGGCCCCAGCTGCGCTCTGTGCTCCTCTGTGGCTTGGAGACACAAGCCTGCATCTTG CACACAGCCCTGGACCTCCTGGACCAAGGGCTGCAGGTCCACGTGGTGGTGGACGCCTGCACCTCCCGCAG ATCCAGAAGATCATCAAGGAGCCCGCCCCAGACAGCGGGCTGCTGGGCCTCTTCCATGGCCAGAACCCCCTCTTCCGCTGAACTCCCAACCCTGCCTTGA
- the ISOC2 gene encoding isochorismatase domain-containing protein 2 isoform X1: MAAVRPGLGRIIPGSSILFLCDMQEKFRHVSFFPQIVSVAARMLKVAQLLDVPVVLTEQYPQGLGPTVPELGAEGLQPWSKTCFSMVPAVQQELDARPQLRSVLLCGLETQACILPLPLSAPSTQPWTSWTKGCRSTWWWTPAPPADPEDHQGARPRQRAAGPLPWPEPPLPLNSQPCLEGRPTTFSSLGPWKRFPPHSWIPRVVQSTGGTAPSAGDVGAAFPLDGSSRKCK; encoded by the exons ATGGCAGCTGTGAGGCCCGGCCTGGGACGCATCATCCCTGGATCATCCATCCTCTTCCTGTGCGACATGCAGGAGAAGTTCCGCCATGTCTCGTTCTTCCCCCAGATCGTCTCTGTGGCTGCCCGCATGCTCAAG GTGGCCCAGCTCCTGGATGTGCCAGTTGTGCTGACTGAGCAGTACCCACAAGGCCTGGGCCCCACAGTGCccgagctgggagctgagggtctGCAGCCATGGTCCAAGACTTGCTTCAGCATGGTGCCCGCGGTGCAGCAGGAGCTGGACGCGCGGCCCCAGCTGCGCTCTGTGCTCCTCTGTGGCTTGGAGACACAAGCCTGCATCTTG CCCTTACCTCTTTCTGCCCCTAGCACACAGCCCTGGACCTCCTGGACCAAGGGCTGCAGGTCCACGTGGTGGTGGACGCCTGCACCTCCCGCAG ATCCAGAAGATCATCAAGGAGCCCGCCCCAGACAGCGGGCTGCTGGGCCTCTTCCATGGCCAGAACCCCCTCTTCCGCTGAACTCCCAACCCTGCCTTGAGGGGAGACCGACCACCTTCTCGTCCCTGGGACCTTGGAAGCGCTTTCCCCCCCATTCTTGGATCCCAAGAGTGGTGCAGTCCACCGGGGGTACCGCCCCCTCAGCAGGGGATGTGGGTGCCGCTTTTCCATTGGACGGCAGCTCCCGGAAATGCAAATGA
- the SHISA7 gene encoding protein shisa-7: MPALLLLGTLLLLASTTGQAGARPSNATSTEPPGPLPALLAHLRRLTGALTGGGGAAGPGANGTRTSTPSSAGAAARAPPPAELCHGYYDVMGQYDATFNCSTGSYRFCCGTCHYRFCCEHRHMRLAQASCSNYDTPRWATTPPPLAGGAGGAGGAGGGLGPGQAGWMEGGRAGGAGGRGGEGPGGSTAYVVCGVISFALAVGVGAKVAFSKASRAPRAHREINVPRALVDILRHQAGPGTRPDRARSSSLTPGVGGPDSMPPRTPKNLYNTVKPTNLDNLHHNYLHLNVNSPKHHAATLDWRAIPPPSPSLHYSTLSCSRSFHNLSHLPPSYEAAVKSELNRYSSLKRLAEKDLDEAYLKRRHLAEMPRGTLPLHALRRPGTGGGYRMEGWGGPEELGLAPAPNPRRVMSQEHLLGDGGRARYEFTLPRARLVSQEHLLLSSPEALRQSREHLLSPPRSPVLPPEPAARASLAASHSNLLLGPGGPPTPLHGLPPPPGLHAHHHHHGLHGSPQPAWMSDTGGGGGTLSRRPPFQRQGTLEQLQFIPGHHLPQHLRTASKNEVTV, translated from the exons ATGCCGGCCCTCCTGCTCCTCGGGACCCTCCTGCTCCTGGCCTCGACTACCGGCCAAGCTGGGGCGCGCCCGTCCAACGCCACAAGCACCGAACCCCCGGGCCCGCTGCCCGCCCTGCTGGCGCACCTGCGGCGCCTGACCGGGGCGCTGACCGGCGGCGGGGGCGCGGCGGGCCCAGGGGCCAACGGAACCAGGACCAGCACCCCGAGTTCGGCCGGCGCGGCGGCACGGGCGCCCCCTCCTGCCGAGCTCTGCCACGGCTACTACGATGTCATGGGCCAGTACGACGCCACCTTCAACTGCAGCACTGGCTCCTACCGCTTCTGCTGCGGCACCTGCCACTACCGCTTCTGCTGCGAGCACCGCCACATGCGCCTGGCGCAGGCCTCCTGCTCCAACTACGACACGCCGCGCTGGGCCACCACGCCGCCGCCACTGGCCGGGGGCGCCGGGGGCGCCGGGGGTGCGGGCGGGGGACTCGGGCCCGGCCAGGCCGGGTGGATGGAAGGGGGCCGGGCGGGTGGCGCCGGGGGGCGTGGGGGCGAGGGCCCAGGGGGCAGCACGGCCTACGTGGTGTGCGGGGTCATCAGCTTCGCCCTGGCCGTGGGCGTCGGCGCCAAAGTGGCCTTCAGCAAGGCGTCCCGTGCGCCCAGGGCGCACCGGGAGATCAATGTACCCAG GGCTCTGGTGGACATTCTGAGGCATCAGGCGGGGCCTGGGACCcgcccggaccgggcacgaagcAGCTCCCTAACCCCGGGGGTCGGGGGTCCCGACAGCATGCCCCCGAGGACGCCCAAGAACCTCTACAACACCGTGAAGCCCACCAATCTCG ATAATCTGCACCACAACTACCTGCACCTCAACGTCAACAGCCCCAAACACCACGCTGCCACTCTGG ACTGGCGGGCCATTCCGCCGCCCAGCCCCTCCTTGCACTACTCCACGCTGTCCTGCTCTCGGTCCTTCCACAACCTCTCGCATCTGCCCCCGTCCTACGAGGCCGCTGTGAAATCTGAACTCAACCGCTACTCCTCCCTCAAGAGGCTGG ccGAGAAGGATCTGGACGAGGCCTATCTGAAGCGCCGGCACCTGGCAGAGATGCCCCGCGGGACGCTGCCCCTGCATGCGCTGCGGCGACCTGGCACAGGGGGCGGCTATCGCATGGAAGGCTGGGGTGGCCCCGAGGAGCTGGGCCTGGCGCCCGCGCCCAACCCACGGCGCGTCATGTCCCAGGAGCACCTGCTGGGCGACGGGGGCCGGGCACGCTATGAGTTCACACTGCCACGCGCGCGCCTCGTGTCACAGGAGCACCTGCTCCTGTCGTCCCCCGAGGCCCTGCGCCAGAGCCGCGAGCACTTGCTGTCACCCCCCCGCAGCCCCGTGCTGCCCCCCGAGCCCGCCGCCCGCGCCAGCCTGGCCGCCTCCCACTCCAACCTGCTGCTGGGGCCCGGGGGGCCCCCTACACCGCTGCACGGGCTGCCCCCGCCGCCCGGCCTGCATgcgcaccaccaccaccacggccTGCACGGCTCGCCGCAGCCCGCCTGGATGTCAGACACCGGCGGAGGTGGGGGCACGCTGTCTCGCAGGCCGCCCTTCCAGCGCCAGGGCACGCTGGAGCAGCTGCAGTTCATCCCCGGCCATCACCTGCCCCAACACCTCCGCACTGCCAGCAAGAATGAGGTGACTGTCTGA